The genomic interval GTTGAGCATTTACTGATGTTTTTATTCAAACCCTTTAAAGGGGAATTATATATGGAAAAATTCTGCTATATCACGATCTATTTATAAGAAAGGTAATCGTGAGCTACACCCCATCTATAGGCACCTTAGCAAGCACGTACATTACTTTCTATCAATACATTAACGTCCTCCTCTCCAGTCTGTTTCCCAACCTCATCTCATACTCTGCTGCCCAACATCTCACTTAATATGCTACTCAAACTTTAATCTTGTATCATTCACTCTACAAAACCCATCTAGTCTATGTACTTCTGTTACCCCCACCCCCAGCCTACTGCATATGCATGctcacgcccccaccctccctcacccccacgaCCTCTCGCTCctatcccccactctctctcgcacATCCCGTCCCCCTCTCTCAGAGAATGGTGTGGAATGGGAAATAAATGTATGGTTCCATGTACAATATTGCTGTAGCTACAGTAGCATGAGCACAGGTAGGTGGCAAGTGCTTATCCCCTATGTTGGGAGGGCTGCAGTGGAACACCTTAACTAATGTTTGCAATGTGGTGTACAACTCAGCCACACACTGCAGCCTCACGTTACTGGAAGCAGCTGACTGACAGCTAGACTGCAGGTTTTCTAGCTGTACTCATGTAACACTTAGCAGGTTTGAGCAATATATAATGGATGATGACTCAGGCCTCTGTCAGGGAGGCAGTTATAAACAATATAATTATCTGTCCAAAATGCGAAAAGTGACACCCAAGGGTAGATATATGTGCAAAGCTGTCTAAAATGCATTTGCGAAATAACATTTTTCTCCCCAAATTCAATTTCCTGCCAAACGCTTCCCAAGCCGCACAGACCTAATAATGTCGCCAGATGATTATACCGTCAGCGACATGTCGCCAGACAGCGAGAGCAACATGGTGTGCGCACTATTTCTAGTCTTCGCATTAATGCAGCGATTTTAGGGAATTTCGAATGTTAGCATATTTTAAATTCAATTTCCACACATATCGACTTCAGGCTTGGAGAAGCGTCAGAGTCCTGAGTGAGCCGCGGCTTTTTTTTTTCGCTCACTAAAAAAAGGCCAATTTCGCACACATCGTGACCTCATGCGAACGGTACATACCTCTATCTAAGAACATACTCACCCACAGACAAGGACGGAGCAGGAGGAAATTCGTCCACTGGGACAGAATCTGGAGGTCTTCCATAAGTCATTTCATACAACAAATGACCAAAACAGTGAACGTCAATACTTTCTAACGTCTGAAAAAGGAAGAAACAGTGTATGTTTTTATTAGCAACGGACTGGAGCAGTTTGTATCATTTATTACATTGCAGTCACTTTGCCTGACATGCAGTGCCACTCCAGCATTGCAGAGGTTAATGTGTTAAACTGCTCTGACAGGGCAATTAATGGCACCCACACAGGTCTGCACAAACTGGGTCACTCCCAGGAAGTATGCAGTGACCACAAGCCAACAGGTTTGGCATAGTTATAACCACTTCGTTGTATTTGTATCACTTTACTAGTGCATGGCATTTTCTACAAATAGAACCTAAAAGTAGAAAACCCATCACTTTCATCCTCCGTATTTTAATCTCGAATGGCCTTGGGGTCAGTGCTGGCTCCGGTGGTCAATAGAAAAGCCGCAGCTCCTTAGGAGTTAAGTTGTCATTTTTAATTGGAGACCACGTGGCCGCTTTTCTAGTTTTTTGAAGTCAaaacgtgcacacacacacaaaaaaaacaacacattctGGGACCACCAATCGCCTTCAGGAAACCACCAAGTGCAGATGATTCccaagggattgctgctttttggGGTTGACGCAGGGTGGTGGTTATCCTTGTGTGTTAATATTCAACGtctataaatatttttatatcAAAGTTACTGTTACTTCATGCAACATGGGGCAAAAAATAAAGTAGTATAATCGGCTATAGATATTTTGGAAAGTTAGGAGTGTTATAATAAGATGCATATTGTTTACTGAGAGGGTACATAAACGTTTGTGGTGTAGTTGTTGTGACTTCAAATGaccgtttttattttatttctcttcCTTTCCCTCGTAACCCTGGACACCCATCCCAGTTTTCCCAGTATTCCCAGTTTTCCCACACACGCTTTGCTCCGCGTCTCTCGTTCATGCGGTCTGACTTCTGCCTCTCGGTGTGTGGTCAGCGCTCCATCCCTCGCCAAGATGTAAATGACCAAGGATGAGGTAAGAACCAGGTAACAGGGTCAACGCACCCTCCTTCCCTGGGCCGTTGCAAGAGTATTAGGTGGCCTGAGCGAACCTTCAGACTTCTGCGCCCCCCACAATTAAAACTTTTCACATGATAAGTACTAAAAGTACTgcacaacacacatacagtaccccccaaacccctaattctctctccccctccctgccttctctctctaccccatttatccccctccctctcagccaAGTCCCTACCTGTGAagtggagcggagggggagggagatcctTCCAGGTGTCAGACACCGGACGTTTTCACTGACTTGTGAGTCAGACCGCCTGTCTCCATTCTCATATGTTTTTGGCCACAAGGCAAACTAGTGCAGTCTCCTAGAGCTGCAAAATGTGACGACCTCCCCAAATGTTGCCACTCCAAGCGACTGTCTAGTTTGCCTCGTAGTTAAACCGGCCCTGCTCCTTCCACAAGCTTACAATGGATGTGCACCACCATATGACTTCGGACTTACTCCTCATAGTATCAGTAGATAATGTAGCATTTGATCCAACATAGTACTGTGCTAATTGGCTGCATTCTGTTTATAGTATGTTATGAGAACCGTCACCATACGACGTCTGTCACATTGACACACAGCCGTTTACATATCACAATAGCTCGGCGCACACCCACCAACTCACATTAATTTTTCGGAACTGCGAAAAATAGGATCTGTAAAATGATGGGAGTCCCAGCAGGGAGTTCTCCAAATCCATCAGCCTGCAGGTGTCGCCCTCCAGCATCACGTTGGACGAATGAAGATGTCCGTAAGGGAACCCTCTGTCGTGTAAGAATTTTAGAACCTAAGTAACAGCAAATAGGGACGGAAGTGTGAGCaaatcctccctctcctccctctcctccctctcctccctctcctccctctcctccctctcctccctctcctccctctcctccctctcctccctctcctccctctcctccctctcctccctaagGGTTTCCATAGGATACAATGTTGCTGCGGAAGGCTTGGACATGCACAGGCATGACTCAAACAAGAAGGCAATTTAAGCCGGCTACAGTGAAAGAACGCTACAAGATCAATGCAGCTTTGCTGTACTACAGCTGCATACAATACTCCACGTTGAGcagtgtttctctgtagtaataTGCAAGCACTCCGAAATGTTATGCTTCGGAAACTTTGAAGAGGAGCATCCCAAACACTCAAAGATGTAGAAGCAGCAGCATAAAAGAACCGGATCACAACCCTTTAAACACAGTTAGCAACGGGATGCTACAGGAGCGTCCCAGCTGTTACTGTtatgttgagggggggggggggctagaacaggggttctcaactccagtcctcaagacccccagcaggtcaggtgttcaggatatccctgcttcagcacaggtggctcaatcaaagacttaAAAATGCGGCACAAGCTTCTATAGtagctagtttttttttttacatggcagGGGTTTAAACCTTGGCCTGACTCGTTCGTGACGTCATGCTACTTCTTCACAGTTTGCAGCCAACGGAGgccccacaatgcattgctgcTCTTTTGGGCTGCCAGTGGGTTTAATTAGCCAAAGGCAGTTCTTCTCACCCCATGGCGGCGCTAAACCCTGCAATCTATTGAAATCCCTTTAAACTTAATAACAATATTGCATGTATATGTACGTTTGTGGGATCTAAGTCCTGTCATTTGGCCAAATAAAAGGTCAGTCAGCCCAACCCCTTCACACGTTTGGATGTAGAAATGGTAACAGTGTAGAACGATACCTCCAAGATCTGTCGGCCATAGGTTTTGATTTGGTGGAGCTCCAGACCCTGAATCTTCCTGGGATTGCAGTACTTCTTCAGAAAGGGATCTTTAGGTTTTGCCTACAGAAAGGGGATGGCAAGTTATCAGGCAAGCTCAAAACAAAACGGCTAATTACAGCCACACCAAATCAGGCAGTAAGATACACAATGAGATATACAACTTGTTTCCATGCATGTCCTGGAAGAAACATCCAGCAATGTTATTAGTTAAAAAAATACTATGTGAATAGGTCagaggtgaccaactccagtcctcaaaggccatcaacaggtcaggttttcaggatatccctgctgcagtacaggtggcttaatcagagattgagccacctgtgctgaagcagggatatcctgaaaagctgacctgttgatggcccttgagaacAGGAGATGGCCACCCCTGGAAATGGTAAACTTAAAAGAGCTCATCACCAGTTTCGTGAACTTTACATGCTGCAGCAGCAGTTTGGTTTAATGCAAATAGGTGCAGTATGTTTCGAGGTTAATGCATTCTTAGAATACTCAAGTTGTCTTGTGTGTGAAGAATTAATTGCCAATCTGCTGCAAGGACAGGAGTTTGAAGAATGAATAAAGGATGTGGGTAGTTCAGCATGGACTGACCACAAACGGCAATCactaaggaagcatatgagtagctctaggAGTGATAGTTTTACACCGAATACATAAACCTTTGCcccttgcaggcgcacttaccCGAATGCCCTCTGTCTCTATACTTCCTAccaaacaattagattgtaagctctttagagcAGGGACTtcctttccaaaatgttactgtcatgtctgaagcacttctcccctttatgtgttatttatattatttgttatctatacgagattgtcacgtgtattactgctgtgaagcgctatgtacattagtggcgctacataaataaagacatacaatacaatactaatcATTTGTAGGGAAATGACTACCTGAAGAGATGAAGGGGCTGATTCTACATGTGCCGAAGCAgcatttcaatggggaattttggcCGAAATCAGCGCGGCtggctgcttcagcacacgtaGTATCAGCCCCTCGGACAGGAACATATGTTCATTAATAGTCTTTGAAAGACAAGTGTGCTGTAAATGAGATGTTTGCATATTACACGTTTTCATCAAATGGGACACCACAGAGGTAGAGATGTGCAGACACTTCTGAGTTTAAGAACAAGCAAACCTCACCTTTTCTTTGGTAAACGAGAAGTTTGCCTAATTTAAATTCAGTTTGCCTAGCGCTTAAAGTCAGTGTGCATTCGGAGACTGTGAAAGGGCACGCCCGCCATGTGCTTATGCATTAACACTCAGCGACACTAGCAAGACGGAATCAGTTGAGCATGACGAAGATGAGACTATTGCTAGCAAAGACGTCCCAGGCAGACTCTCTCTCCTACATAGAAGCCACCCCAGCCTCACGCTGACCTGCTCCCACCAAAACAGGGCTACTGTCATTCCCAGGAGTGAAGTGGAAGAATGTGGAAGAATCTCCTCCAAACGCCACTCAGCCACCACGTGTACTACCGCTGCTGCTACATATACCAGCAAAAGCAACCGGTACATCTACCACTTCCGGTGCGGTTCTGCATGCAGCACTCACGGAGCACTTAGAGCCGGCAAATCCCGTCCTCTTTTTGACAGGAGGGGCAGAACCttccattaaaaaaatacaaatgtattcaTTATCTCCCTCACTCTCGCTGCCTAACACCCAACTAGTTAGTAGCTACACTTCTCCTTACTCCCCTTCCCTAACACCACTGCCAGGGGGTGGAGCTGCACATAAAGTTCAAACTATAGAATCGAACTTTcgatcaaattttttttttttttgacatatcGAGGAGCGACGATTTTTTGCCTAAAAGCAAAAGCAGCGAACTTGAGTCAATTTGGTCAGTTTCGCCAGAACTTTGGATGTCTAAAAACTCCAAACCAAAGTTTTCATGCTCTTTCAGAATGtagaaaaagttaaaatacaaaacaaaaagcacacagCTGCGGATCAAATCTTGGCAGTTTCGTTCATCAGACcgataagaattttttttttgcaaaagtcTCCAATAATGATAAAATTTCTTGGAACCGGAGCATTGCCAACGCATATCAAACAAGACCAATCTAGATTGGAAATGTCCCGGTGTTAAGGAGTTGTGTTACCATGTGAACTTTGCACGTACACATTATAATTACCTTGTAGATCAGATCCTTGAGTGTACCCTTTTCATTAAATTGCCTTATTATCAGTGCGGAGGATTCACTGGCTGTTGCAAATGTGACACGGTAGATGTAAGGGTGCTGAAAAGAAGAAGATCATCAATTTCAAATGTCCAACAAAATATCTAGAGatccaataaataaatacatttgcagaTACTGTatgtcaggagtggccaactccagttctcaagggccaccacaagtttaggtttttaggatatccctgcttcagcacaggtggctcagtcagtggctcagtccacctgtgctgaagcaaggatatcctgaaaacctgatctgttgatgGTCCccgaggagtggagttggcctctcctgcTGTGAAGCATTTAAAATCAGCCGCATGGATTACACGGCAACGTATCATTCAAGGAAAACTTGTCCATTATTACTTTTACAGAAAAGGCCTAGAGGCATATAATGAACAGCTAATAAACCAGAGCAAAGCATATTTACAGAGGCGGCTGTGCTGGATATGCCTCCTTGCCAATTCCAGTGGGTTGTGCAGCTGATGAGGTTTACCAATGCCTCCTGAACAGACATTTTCCGCTGCAGGGGGAAGCACGTTCAATGAAAAGCTCTGACACAATCAAGAGCATAGGTCCATATTCAATACATTATGAAGCGGTCTCACTCTTGCTAGGGAAGATTAAACCCCCCACTCATTTAAATGAGGTTGAAATCTTCTCGACCGTGGGTACAACAGCTCCACAGCCGTGTGTCGTCAGGAAAGTGGAAAGCAGTGACATTTACATCTTGGAGATGGCTTCTTCCTAAAGCACAAGTACGGTCAAGTACAGCTATTTTAGCTATGAGTGTCAAGGTTATTTTGGAAGGCTGTAGCTATTTTCAGGAAAATTGTGTTGTAAAGTGAGAGCGAGAGCCACTTATACATTGTATCTCTGGTCACCCTAGAATAAAATACTGATTGGTATGAGTTCAGTGGTCGCTGATTATGTATTGTATAAGTAGGAGCCCCAATGGATGCAGTTATAACCTGCATCCAGACAGCAGCTGGGAAGCACATTTCCATGAAGCAATTGTTCTAGATAGTGATACCCAAGGGGTAGCCaattctagtcctcaagggccacaacaggtcaggttttcaggatatccctgcttcagcacagatggctcaataagtggctgaTTGAGcctccagtgctgaagcagggatattagtaaaccctgatctgttggtggtccttgaggactggagttgaacagtcaacgactgagccactaattgagccacctgtgctgaagcagcgatatcttaTGAAtaactggcctgttggtggcccttgaggactggagtttgccacccctgtgaTACCTGAACCAACATGCGAGTCCTTGGTGAACACAATTTGTTGATTTAAAGATCTCCCAAGTCACTAGGAGCAGATTATGCACTGCAACACAGAGGATACGCCTTAGCACAAAATGTACATTAAATTAAGAGTCATTTATATGAATTGGTGAATTATCCTTAAATTATGACTTGAATGAAGTCACAAAGCAGGGTAGTTTTTATCTGAAAGATCAATTTTACTTTGGCAGGAAGccaaagataaaaaatatatatatacttacagaCAAAGATGGAAGAAGTTTTATTGCACACTGAAAATCTTTATCTTGCAAGTATTTATCAGGACCCAGATCGGCCTATAAAACATGCACAGGAAGAGGTACACATTTTAATAAAGACAAACACAACACTGCATTCATTCAAGCAACATCAGGTATTGTACATTAAACTGCGATGGCTACTGGTGATTCTAGGTGCATTGTTGTGAAGGACTGAACAGCAATTGCACTTATAAAAGCAAGCCAATCTATTTACCCAACTTAAGACAAGGTGCTCCTTTGGCTGGTTTCGAGACTTCATTAGAAAATATCTTTTCCGTAGTCGCCAACCTgaacaaaaaaaagacaaatgtGAAATGAATCTTAATTTCCTGGTTGGTGAGAATACTACAGCATGGATCTGGTACCTGCTGCTGGGGGAGTGTGCTGTGCCCGTTCTGTAAAGCAGCTTACCTATATCTTTTAGTGGCTCAACAACCTCCCACTTTGGCTCGGATCGAAAGAACATGGATACCTGCTGTAAGGCGATTTCTGCAGAGACAATGAGAGCGTTTCTTTAAGCGATGATTCCTACACGCGAGTTTGCAAAATCAGCTTGCGGCCGCAGTTTACACACAATGTGCAATGTTTCAGTGCTATTCTataagcaaagaagggtggggggccgtgtgtatcctttcttccatgtagtaacagaggagggagaagggggtatgatgccttttattgtaccaacaagtagttgatatgttacaggctttcccacctctcagggtcagggttacccgatgaaggaccctgcgagattagaaagcttgtaacatataaaTTACTTGTGGgtacaataaaaggtatcataccccctactcccgctccctcctttgttactacatgctATTCTATAGTGAGCTGTGAATAGTGCCATTATAGTGTGTGAATAGAGCGTACCATCCAAGTACCACaagccacatttttttttttttttttttttttagtaggaAAAGTACATTAAAAAGGAGCCACCCACCTCCcctcgttgactgagccacctgtgctgaagcagggacatccttcaaacctgacctgttggtgccacccctgatttagactaTCAGTAAGTGCTAATGTGACTTAATCCGATGGTCAGCAATGATCAGTCAGACACTACTGCTCATTGTTTATATTTTATTAGTAGGGAAGGACAATGTTATTAAGCAATGGAAGCTGTAGCATAGCTGACAATTTGTGATTGAGGGCACTAGAAGTGCAGTGACATAGTTCTAAAGCTGTAAAGAAAGCATAGGTTTACATACCCGTGTAATTTGCAGAATAGCTGTTTGGGTCTAAGAATTTCTTCACCTGCTCATAATTACACAGGATGTGATTTGAGGTGATCACGTTGAGATAGTTTTGAAGTCCCTTCTGTCTTTCCGCTATGAATTCCCGGTCCATGTTCCCAATTAGTTTTTTGGGAGGAAGAGGTAGGCTTAGACTGGAGATCTGGAAAGTAAGCAAAATGTTGTGTGCGCACAACGTCGTTTGACTTTTTTTATTTAACCAACAAAGTCTATATTATTTTCCTTCCTTAACCATTTGGTCCAAAGGGGCCAGTAATACAATGAACGAATATTGTGCCACGGTCATTCCGGCAAAGATGCTGGTTAACCTATTGCAATACCTTGGTGGCCCTTCCAAATTGTAGATGTTGAAAGTGTGTCCCTCCAGGggttaaaatggtttgggacgaACCTCTTACAATAAACTGACATTATCAATGGTTCTACGCACACACTGAGCTATTACAAACCTCCATATGAATGAGCCATTTTATATTCTAGGTATTTTGTAGAATACATATGAGGAATATGGACGGTCAATTCAAAAAGCCATGTCTATTTGATATCATTATGAAACCATCCGAAAATATATAGGACACTAAAGCCACAAGTGATCTCAGTCCAATTTGCACGGAAAATAACCATCTCAGACTGCTGACAGCCTTATAAAAAAAGTGCTCTATCACATGTATAATGCGCTGAAAACCACAGCCGCGAAAGGTTGAGGAGAGCTGCTCAAATGTATTCCTGTGTCGACCATTTAAGAGAATTCTTTCGGGATAATAGACCTTAAAATAAACTGGCCAAGTCGACAAAGTGTATtgtactttgtactgtatgtttgattTGTCTTTATGTGCGTTTGACACATTAAAAAATGTACCTCCTTTTTTACATCTGTGCTCAGTTTAGCAACCATCTGCCCTGAAAGCCAAATTTCTTTACAATTAAAAACAACCCAAGAGAAAGCTAGGCTCGCTGTGAAGAAAACGAAAGTATCAATGAAGAGGAAATGAAGCAGACAGAATGAAAAGAAAGTGCAGAGCTGCGGAGTAGTGTTAGAAGTCAGCAATGCAGATGATCCAGTCTGACAGGCAAGAGAAAGCAGCTGCTCTCCAATTACTCCTAAAACGAGACACGTCAGGGAGCTAAACAGATGGAAAATTAAATAGCCTTTTGCAATAACAGTATATGAGGCCAGACCAGTGACGCAATCCCATCGCATCTCGCCCTTATATATAGCTCAGGAATAACAGTGGCCAGCACAGCAGTCAAGACAGTCTCCAACAAGCCAACACTTGTGTGCAAACCGAAATGAAGGGTATTTTGGCTGCTATGCGATACAAACTCTGTCCAATCTCGAAAGGCTGAGAAGAAACCTACTCTGAAAAAACGATTCTAACACGCTGAAGTTGTGCAGGTAACAGCCCCCTGTGTGAACATCAAGGAGAACCTGGAGCACCCCTCTACTGTATTTCATCACTCGCGTCTGAATGAAGCAATCTGCGGTGAATCAAACCTCGAGTAACACGCGGCCTGAACAATAACAACACTGAAAACTGACACTCCCTGAACAAAGCAATGGCTCATATTAAATTGAGATTTTAAGGTTAAACATGGACACGTTATTTGAAGCTTAATTGCCCATAATCCCTTGGCTACAACACTTGATCACAGTGCATTGCCGGCCATTTTAGCAGTATATTGATTAAACCAAAGAACTTTTTATGAACTTTGTAAGTAAATATTTTCACTGTGATACTGTCAATATGCAAAATATGACTTATTTTGCTGGCAAAACACACAAGTCAGCTTTCATTTGTTTGCAACAGATCAGCAATTAATAGGACACCAGTTTGCCCAAGGGACCACCAAGACATTGACAAGTCAAGTGTTTCCAGCAGTTAACAAGTTAAGTGAGGAAAGTAAATCTCAACCATATGATGAAAGGTGTGCATCACTCGGACGGCCATTGCTCATGCAGAAATAGAGAAAGAACGCTATGCAGATCAACTTTATATACACATAGAGCGGCTCAACAGCAAATGCATGTGTACAGTATTGGCAATTCAGTATCCTAATCCAGGGGGCTCAAATCCAGTCGTCAAGCCgctccctccccaacaggtcaggtttttaggacatccctgcttcagctcaatcagccacctgtgctgaagcagggatattctgaaaacctgacctgttggaaggggaggggggcggtgtttgaggacgggagttgagcgcCCGTTCAAAATTATAACACCGCTGTTATACAACTCCAAAGCTTACCCACGGTGTAACAAAAGACCACATAGATACACCTTCTGCTGTCCAGATTAAAAAGCAACTCAGAGTTTCACAATCTAACCGGTTATAATATGGCGGCCGAGATAACTGGTCACCCAGGCCCAATTTGCTTTAGCAGCAGAAGGGTTAAACTGCTATtataggagagagggggggtctgATCCACTTCGTAATCCAGTAAATTACAAGTGAAAAAAAGGTTGAGTAGACTGTACATTTCTTACCTGCAGGCTATTGTTCAGCATATCAAAGTCACTGTATCTTCTCACAATCTGAAAGACaagacatcacatgtacagtaagaACACAATGAACACAGCCACCCCTAATCTTAAGTAATTCCTTAAACAAAAGGTGAATATTTTAATTTAGTCTGGTGTTGGAAAATATTTGTAATTGAGCCGTGTGTGATGTAGCAAAATTGAGGTTAATTCCCATCTGCGGAGGTCGTGCTCTCACAGAAACGTCTCATACTGTAGTAAGACCTTAGTTTATTGTGGTTATATTGGGGAGTCACTATCCCTACTTAAAATTTGCAaacagcgggggtgggggggggaggagggaagcaaAAGCACCAGTGTTTCTGTATCATCACGGAAGGTGATAGAAAAGCGATACAACCTTCTCATGTTTTCCGGTCCAAATAAGACCGATTGGGCTGATTGATGGCTCAAGGTTTGGTATAGAAGGTTATCAGTATGCAAAGAACAACAGAAATAGCCTCTAACACAATACTAAGACTGCCATTGCTTTCTGTAAGTATGCAAATGGAAGGGATCGCCgttttttatgctgtatatacagtatataactacagCTCATCTTGTGATCATTCTGCAATAAGAAGAAGATTTTGCTTAAGAGAAGAGTATAATTCAGTAATGCAATCACCTGCCAGCTGTTTTCCATTGATATCCCTCTCTGGACACGTATGATGTATTCCTATAAAGAAAACAAAATAGTGACATCTTATTAGCTGTAACCCATTTGCAATCACTGCAGTCTATTTCAGTCTAATTAACCTGCAAACAAACTGACGCAAGATCTCTACAGAGCAATTCAAGTCCTCAAGagacaccaacaggccaggtattggggatatccctgctatagcacaggtggctttatcagtggctcagtcgttgattgagccacctgtgctgaagcaggaacatccttaaaacctgacctgttggtggcccttgacaactggagttggccgcccctggtataGAGGATCACACTGCAGAAATTATGTGATTCTCTGCCACGGGAGCCGTGGCCGCCGTGGGAAACATCCTGCTAGCTGTGTGTGCGGAGAGGGAAGGCGTGTAGTGAGTAAGA from Ascaphus truei isolate aAscTru1 chromosome 17, aAscTru1.hap1, whole genome shotgun sequence carries:
- the PXK gene encoding PX domain-containing protein kinase-like protein isoform X5 encodes the protein MAFMEKPPAHKLLLDDTVPLTAVIEASQSLQSHTEYIIRVQRGISMENSWQIVRRYSDFDMLNNSLQISSLSLPLPPKKLIGNMDREFIAERQKGLQNYLNVITSNHILCNYEQVKKFLDPNSYSANYTEIALQQVSMFFRSEPKWEVVEPLKDIGWRLRKRYFLMKSRNQPKEHLVLSWADLGPDKYLQDKDFQCAIKLLPSLSHPYIYRVTFATASESSALIIRQFNEKGTLKDLIYKAKPKDPFLKKYCNPRKIQGLELHQIKTYGRQILEVLKFLHDRGFPYGHLHSSNVMLEGDTCRLMDLENSLLGLPSFYRSYFSQFRKINTLESIDVHCFGHLLYEMTYGRPPDSVPVDEFPPAPSLSVVSVLESILSSDACKCGMPSVSQLLQMPLFSDVTLMNSEKPQFKIPTKLKEALKTAKECVEKRLSEEQKLIYQHRRLTRAQSHHGSEEEKKKRKILARKKSKRTNCETGEEQSTKYSNSNNSGSGASSPLTSPSSPTPPPTTEHASF
- the PXK gene encoding PX domain-containing protein kinase-like protein isoform X6, whose amino-acid sequence is MFFRSEPKWEVVEPLKDIGWRLRKRYFLMKSRNQPKEHLVLSWADLGPDKYLQDKDFQCAIKLLPSLSHPYIYRVTFATASESSALIIRQFNEKGTLKDLIYKAKPKDPFLKKYCNPRKIQGLELHQIKTYGRQILEVLKFLHDRGFPYGHLHSSNVMLEGDTCRLMDLENSLLGLPSFYRSYFSQFRKINTLESIDVHCFGHLLYEMTYGRPPDSVPVDEFPPAPSLSVVSVLESILSSDACKCGMPSVSQLLQMPLFSDVTLMNSEKPQFKIPTKLKEALKTAKECVEKRLSEEQKLIYQHRRLTRAQSHHGSEEEKKKRKILARKKSKRTNCETGEEQSTKYSNSNNSAGSGASSPLTSPSSPTPPPTTGASTFPIPAPPPPPAPPPPAFSPLTKDVPTELVPPSVNGTNRGALLKSIQNFKKGILKKAENNNHSAPLIS
- the PXK gene encoding PX domain-containing protein kinase-like protein isoform X1 → MAFMEKPPAHKLLLDDTVPLTAVIEASQSLQSHTEYIIRVQRGISMENSWQIVRRYSDFDMLNNSLQISSLSLPLPPKKLIGNMDREFIAERQKGLQNYLNVITSNHILCNYEQVKKFLDPNSYSANYTEIALQQVSMFFRSEPKWEVVEPLKDIGWRLRKRYFLMKSRNQPKEHLVLSWADLGPDKYLQDKDFQCAIKLLPSLSHPYIYRVTFATASESSALIIRQFNEKGTLKDLIYKAKPKDPFLKKYCNPRKIQGLELHQIKTYGRQILEVLKFLHDRGFPYGHLHSSNVMLEGDTCRLMDLENSLLGLPSFYRSYFSQFRKINTLESIDVHCFGHLLYEMTYGRPPDSVPVDEFPPAPSLSVVSVLESILSSDACKCGMPSVSQLLQMPLFSDVTLMNSEKPQFKIPTKLKEALKTAKECVEKRLSEEQKLIYQHRRLTRAQSHHGSEEEKKKRKILARKKSKRTNCETGEEQSTKYSNSNNSAGSGASSPLTSPSSPTPPPTTGASTFPIPAPPPPPAPPPPAFSPLTKDVPTELVPPSVNGTNRGALLKSIQNFKKGILKKAENNNHSAPLIS
- the PXK gene encoding PX domain-containing protein kinase-like protein isoform X3, which codes for MAFMEKPPAHKLLLDDTVPLTAVIEASQSLQSHTEYIIRVQRGISMENSWQIVRRYSDFDMLNNSLQISSLSLPLPPKKLIGNMDREFIAERQKGLQNYLNVITSNHILCNYEQVKKFLDPNSYSANYTEIALQQVSMFFRSEPKWEVVEPLKDIGWRLRKRYFLMKSRNQPKEHLVLSWADLGPDKYLQDKDFQCAIKLLPSLSHPYIYRVTFATASESSALIIRQFNEKGTLKDLIYKAKPKDPFLKKYCNPRKIQGLELHQIKTYGRQILEVLKFLHDRGFPYGHLHSSNVMLEGDTCRLMDLENSLLGLPSFYRSYFSQFRKINTLESIDVHCFGHLLYEMTYGRPPDSVPVDEFPPAPSLSVVSVLESILSSDACKCGMPSVSQLLQMPLFSDVTLMNSEKPQFKIPTKLKEALKTAKECVEKRLSEEQKLIYQHRRLTRAQSHHGSEEEKKKRKILARKKSKRTNCETGEEQSTKYSNSNNSGASTFPIPAPPPPPAPPPPAFSPLTKDVPTELVPPSVNGTNRGALLKSIQNFKKGILKKAENNNHSAPLIS
- the PXK gene encoding PX domain-containing protein kinase-like protein isoform X2 gives rise to the protein MAFMEKPPAHKLLLDDTVPLTAVIEASQSLQSHTEYIIRVQRGISMENSWQIVRRYSDFDMLNNSLQISSLSLPLPPKKLIGNMDREFIAERQKGLQNYLNVITSNHILCNYEQVKKFLDPNSYSANYTEIALQQVSMFFRSEPKWEVVEPLKDIGWRLRKRYFLMKSRNQPKEHLVLSWADLGPDKYLQDKDFQCAIKLLPSLSHPYIYRVTFATASESSALIIRQFNEKGTLKDLIYKAKPKDPFLKKYCNPRKIQGLELHQIKTYGRQILEVLKFLHDRGFPYGHLHSSNVMLEGDTCRLMDLENSLLGLPSFYRSYFSQFRKINTLESIDVHCFGHLLYEMTYGRPPDSVPVDEFPPAPSLSVVSVLESILSSDACKCGMPSVSQLLQMPLFSDVTLMNSEKPQFKIPTKLKEALKTAKECVEKRLSEEQKLIYQHRRLTRAQSHHGSEEEKKKRKILARKKSKRTNCETGEEQSTKYSNSNNSGSGASSPLTSPSSPTPPPTTGASTFPIPAPPPPPAPPPPAFSPLTKDVPTELVPPSVNGTNRGALLKSIQNFKKGILKKAENNNHSAPLIS